In one Arthrobacter jinronghuae genomic region, the following are encoded:
- a CDS encoding DinB family protein: MTEKDIPDKIEPPLAGNETETLLGSLDRQRATFAWKTGGLDAEALTATVGTSAITLGGLLKHLAGVEDMYFAWRLKGQDPGAPWNAVDWQNDPDWDWRTAAEDSPEDLYALWRDAVGRSRHRLAAALDDGGLDQLLPAIEGQAGSLRRMLIDLIEEYARHAGHADLIRESVDGLVGEDPPGDLSWPAPAGAAAYPTPTAGA; the protein is encoded by the coding sequence ATGACTGAGAAGGACATCCCGGACAAAATAGAGCCGCCGCTGGCCGGCAATGAAACCGAAACCCTGCTGGGTTCCCTGGACCGGCAGCGCGCCACCTTTGCCTGGAAAACCGGCGGCCTTGACGCCGAAGCCCTCACCGCCACCGTCGGCACCTCAGCCATTACACTCGGTGGTCTGCTCAAGCACCTGGCGGGTGTGGAGGACATGTACTTCGCCTGGCGGCTGAAAGGTCAGGATCCCGGAGCCCCGTGGAATGCCGTGGACTGGCAAAACGATCCGGACTGGGACTGGCGCACCGCCGCAGAAGACAGCCCGGAGGACCTCTACGCCCTGTGGCGCGACGCCGTCGGGCGCTCCCGGCACCGCCTTGCCGCCGCGCTGGACGACGGTGGACTCGACCAACTGCTGCCCGCCATTGAGGGCCAAGCCGGCAGTCTGCGCCGCATGCTGATCGACCTGATCGAGGAATATGCCCGGCATGCCGGACACGCCGATCTGATCCGTGAATCGGTGGACGGGCTGGTGGGGGAGGATCCTCCGGGGGACTTATCCTGGCCCGCTCCGGCCGGCGCCGCCGCCTACCCGACACCCACGGCAGGCGCGTAG
- the nrdF gene encoding class 1b ribonucleoside-diphosphate reductase subunit beta, producing the protein MTEKLKLIDGVEAINWNRIQDEKDVEVWNRLVNNFWLPEKVPLSNDVQSWATLTPDEQQLTMRVFTGLTLLDTMQATIGAVSLIPDALTPHEEAVYTNIAFMESVHAKSYSSIFSTLASTKEIDEAFRWSTENPNLQKKAQIITDYYRGDDPLKRKVASTLLESFLFYSGFYLPMYWSSRAKLTNTADLIRLIIRDEAVHGYYIGYKFQRGLETVPEERRQELKDYTYELLFELYENEVQYTHDLYDGVGLAEDVKKFLHYNANKALMNLGYEAMFPSTLTDVNPAILSALSPNADENHDFFSGSGSSYVIGKAVNTEDDDWDF; encoded by the coding sequence ATGACCGAGAAGCTGAAGCTGATCGACGGCGTCGAGGCAATCAACTGGAACCGGATCCAGGATGAGAAGGACGTTGAGGTCTGGAACCGTCTGGTCAACAACTTCTGGCTGCCGGAGAAGGTGCCGCTGTCCAACGACGTCCAGTCCTGGGCCACGCTGACCCCGGATGAGCAGCAGCTGACCATGCGCGTGTTCACGGGACTGACCCTGCTGGACACCATGCAGGCCACCATCGGTGCCGTCTCGCTGATCCCCGATGCGCTCACCCCGCACGAGGAAGCGGTCTACACGAACATCGCGTTCATGGAGTCCGTGCACGCCAAGAGCTACTCCTCGATCTTCTCCACCCTGGCTTCCACCAAGGAGATTGACGAGGCCTTCCGCTGGTCCACGGAGAACCCGAATCTGCAGAAGAAGGCGCAGATCATCACCGATTACTACCGCGGCGATGATCCCCTGAAGCGCAAGGTGGCTTCCACCCTGCTGGAGTCCTTCCTCTTCTACTCCGGCTTCTACCTGCCGATGTACTGGTCCTCGCGGGCCAAGCTCACAAACACTGCCGACCTGATCCGCCTCATCATCCGTGACGAGGCAGTGCACGGCTACTACATCGGCTACAAGTTCCAGCGCGGTCTGGAGACGGTTCCCGAGGAGCGCCGCCAGGAACTGAAGGACTACACGTACGAGCTGCTCTTCGAGCTGTACGAAAACGAAGTCCAGTACACGCATGACCTGTACGACGGCGTCGGCCTGGCCGAGGATGTCAAGAAGTTCCTGCACTACAACGCCAACAAGGCGCTGATGAACCTGGGCTACGAGGCCATGTTCCCGTCCACGCTGACGGACGTGAACCCGGCGATCCTCTCGGCCCTGTCACCGAATGCCGACGAGAACCACGACTTCTTCTCCGGCTCCGGCTCTTCCTACGTGATCGGCAAGGCCGTGAACACGGAAGACGACGACTGGGACTTCTAG
- the nrdE gene encoding class 1b ribonucleoside-diphosphate reductase subunit alpha, which yields MTDSKELPEAYKGLGYHELNAMLNLYGKNGEIQFDADRAAARQYFLQHVNNNTVFFHDLEEKLEYLVKNDYYEPETLDQYSMTFIKELYNRAYKKKFRFETFLGAFKFYTSYTLKTFDGKRYLERYEDRVCMVALHLARGDEQLATQMVDEIIEGRFQPATPTFLNAGKAQRGELVSCFLLRIEDNMESIGRSINSALQLSKRGGGVAFALTNIREVGAPIKQIENQSSGVIPVMKLLEDSFSYANQLGARQGAGAVYLHAHHPDINRFLDTKRENADEKIRIKTLSLGVVVPDITFELAKRDEDMYLFSPYDVEKVYGMPFSDISVTEKYYEMVDDARIKKTKIRARDFFQTLAEIQFESGYPYIMFEDTVNRENPIEGKIIMSNLCSEILQVSQPTTYNDDLSYDETGKDISCNLGSLNIAKTMDSPDFGRTIETAIRALTAVSDMSHIGSVPSIAKGNDMSHAIGLGQMNLHGYLARERVYYGSEEGIDFTNIYFYTVVYHAVRASNLLAIETGRKFAGFERSKYATGEYFDKYTTREWVPQTQRVRELFDGVHIPTQADWEALKASVMEHGIYNQNLQAVPPTGSISYINNSTSSIHPVASKIEIRKEGKLGRVYYPAPYLTNDNLEYYQDAYEIGYEKIIDTYAAATQHVDQGLSLTLFFKDTATTRDINKAQIYAWRKGIKTIYYIRLRQLALEGTEVEGCVSCML from the coding sequence ATGACGGACTCCAAGGAGCTCCCGGAGGCTTACAAGGGCCTGGGCTATCACGAGCTCAACGCCATGCTGAACCTGTACGGCAAGAACGGAGAGATTCAGTTCGACGCCGACCGCGCTGCTGCGCGCCAGTACTTCCTCCAGCACGTTAACAACAACACGGTCTTCTTCCATGACCTGGAAGAGAAGCTGGAATACCTGGTCAAGAACGACTACTACGAGCCGGAAACGCTCGACCAGTACTCCATGACCTTCATCAAGGAGCTGTACAACCGCGCCTACAAGAAGAAGTTCCGCTTCGAAACCTTCCTCGGCGCGTTCAAGTTCTACACCTCGTACACGCTGAAGACCTTCGACGGCAAGCGTTACCTGGAGCGTTACGAAGACCGTGTCTGCATGGTTGCCCTGCACCTGGCCCGCGGCGACGAGCAGCTCGCCACGCAGATGGTGGACGAAATCATCGAGGGCCGCTTCCAGCCCGCCACCCCCACGTTCCTCAACGCCGGCAAGGCCCAGCGCGGCGAGCTGGTCTCCTGCTTCCTGCTGCGTATCGAGGACAACATGGAGTCCATCGGCCGCTCCATCAACTCCGCGCTGCAGCTGTCCAAGCGCGGCGGCGGCGTTGCCTTTGCGCTGACCAACATCCGCGAGGTCGGCGCGCCGATCAAGCAGATCGAGAACCAGTCCTCCGGCGTCATCCCCGTGATGAAGCTCCTCGAGGACAGCTTCTCCTACGCCAACCAGCTCGGCGCCCGCCAGGGTGCCGGTGCCGTGTACCTGCACGCCCACCACCCGGACATCAACCGGTTCCTGGACACCAAGCGCGAGAACGCGGACGAGAAGATCCGCATCAAGACCCTCTCGCTCGGCGTCGTCGTTCCCGACATCACCTTCGAACTGGCCAAGCGCGACGAGGACATGTACCTGTTCTCCCCGTACGACGTCGAGAAGGTTTACGGCATGCCGTTCTCCGACATCTCGGTCACCGAAAAGTACTACGAGATGGTCGACGACGCGCGGATCAAGAAGACCAAGATCCGTGCCCGCGACTTCTTCCAGACCCTCGCCGAGATCCAGTTCGAGTCCGGCTACCCGTACATCATGTTCGAGGACACGGTGAACCGGGAGAACCCGATCGAGGGCAAGATCATCATGTCCAACCTGTGCTCGGAAATCCTCCAGGTTTCCCAGCCCACCACGTACAACGATGACCTGTCCTACGACGAGACCGGCAAGGACATCTCCTGCAACCTCGGCTCGCTGAACATTGCCAAGACCATGGACTCGCCGGACTTCGGCCGGACCATCGAGACGGCTATCCGCGCGCTGACCGCCGTTTCGGACATGAGCCACATCGGTTCGGTTCCGTCCATTGCCAAGGGCAATGACATGTCGCACGCCATCGGCCTGGGCCAGATGAACCTGCACGGCTATTTGGCACGCGAGCGGGTCTACTACGGTTCCGAAGAAGGCATCGACTTCACGAACATCTACTTCTACACGGTGGTCTACCACGCCGTGCGGGCGTCGAACCTGCTGGCCATCGAGACCGGCCGCAAGTTCGCCGGCTTCGAGCGCTCCAAGTACGCCACGGGGGAGTACTTCGACAAGTACACCACCCGGGAATGGGTCCCGCAGACCCAGCGGGTCCGCGAACTGTTCGACGGCGTGCACATCCCCACCCAGGCTGACTGGGAGGCGCTGAAGGCTTCGGTCATGGAACACGGCATCTACAACCAGAACCTGCAGGCTGTGCCGCCCACCGGCTCGATCTCCTACATCAACAACTCCACCTCCTCCATTCACCCGGTGGCGTCGAAGATCGAGATCCGCAAGGAAGGCAAGCTGGGACGCGTCTACTACCCGGCGCCGTACCTGACCAACGACAACCTGGAGTACTACCAGGATGCGTACGAGATCGGCTACGAGAAGATCATCGACACCTACGCTGCTGCGACCCAGCACGTGGACCAGGGCCTGTCCCTGACGCTGTTCTTCAAGGACACCGCAACCACCCGCGACATCAACAAGGCGCAGATCTACGCCTGGCGCAAGGGCATCAAGACCATCTACTACATCCGCCTGCGCCAGCTCGCGCTGGAAGGCACCGAGGTTGAGGGCTGCGTTTCCTGCATGCTGTAA
- the nrdI gene encoding class Ib ribonucleoside-diphosphate reductase assembly flavoprotein NrdI: MADQAGFAPASASAGDGQPETDASLIYFSSASGYTRRFVEKLGISAAALPLHTSQPTLLATRPYVLLLPTYGGTAASPGAAARGAVPKQVIKFLNNERNRSLIQGVIGAGNTNFGESYCLAADIIAVKCRVPVLYRFELMGTSEDVAKVNEGLEKFWTHQSQKPA, encoded by the coding sequence ATGGCAGACCAAGCCGGCTTTGCGCCGGCATCGGCATCCGCAGGGGATGGACAACCGGAAACGGACGCCTCCCTGATCTACTTCTCCTCAGCCTCCGGGTATACCCGCCGCTTTGTGGAAAAGCTCGGGATCTCCGCGGCGGCTCTTCCGCTCCACACCTCCCAGCCCACACTGCTGGCCACCCGGCCCTACGTACTGCTGCTTCCCACCTACGGTGGAACGGCAGCATCACCGGGGGCCGCAGCCCGGGGCGCCGTTCCCAAACAGGTCATCAAGTTCCTGAACAACGAGCGCAACCGCTCCTTGATCCAGGGTGTGATCGGGGCGGGCAACACAAACTTCGGGGAATCCTATTGCCTCGCGGCGGACATCATCGCCGTGAAGTGCCGGGTCCCCGTGCTGTATCGATTTGAACTCATGGGCACGTCCGAGGACGTTGCCAAGGTTAACGAAGGATTGGAAAAGTTTTGGACACATCAGTCGCAGAAGCCGGCATGA
- the nrdH gene encoding glutaredoxin-like protein NrdH — translation MTVTVYTKPACVQCNATYRALDKKGIVYQSVDMSQDPEALERVRAMGYMQAPVVVTEQDSWSGFRPDKIEELAQAQVSSVA, via the coding sequence ATGACCGTTACGGTTTACACCAAGCCCGCCTGCGTACAGTGCAACGCCACTTACCGTGCCCTCGACAAGAAGGGCATTGTTTACCAGAGCGTGGACATGTCGCAGGACCCCGAGGCCCTCGAGCGCGTCCGTGCCATGGGCTACATGCAGGCCCCCGTTGTCGTCACCGAGCAGGACTCCTGGTCCGGCTTCCGGCCCGACAAGATCGAAGAGCTGGCCCAGGCACAGGTTTCCTCCGTAGCCTAG
- a CDS encoding LysR family transcriptional regulator, translating into MVNPVHLKTLLEVLRTGSFAGAALRLGYTASAVSQQMSALEKDTGARLFERSARTASPTEAAVVMARHAVKVLTDMDALLAAATRPGPGSGEELRLGIFPSLATFALPELLASPQWRDLGIDLLLSVAEPAQTIQGLRTGGNLDVALVYQVGQGGLAWPSSISRRWLGDDNFRVVLPEAWGIRSGAEVSAEQLAGMPWIMHHPGTPDALVIERLFASCSLHPQVAAYCDDFNASLAMASAGLGAALVPELAMLNRPAGTVVLDVPEIRLARSIFALLIHEQNVQVRLFLDRLADVLGRRSIVPLPTSGASQG; encoded by the coding sequence ATGGTGAATCCCGTGCACCTGAAGACGCTGCTGGAGGTTCTCCGCACCGGCTCGTTTGCCGGAGCGGCCCTGCGGCTGGGCTATACGGCCTCGGCAGTGTCCCAGCAGATGTCCGCCCTGGAGAAGGACACGGGCGCGCGCCTGTTCGAGCGTTCCGCCCGCACCGCCTCGCCCACGGAAGCCGCCGTCGTTATGGCCAGGCACGCCGTCAAGGTGCTCACCGACATGGATGCCCTTCTGGCGGCCGCTACCCGTCCCGGACCGGGCAGCGGCGAGGAGCTGCGCCTGGGCATCTTCCCCAGCCTGGCCACCTTCGCCCTGCCGGAGCTGCTGGCCTCGCCCCAGTGGCGGGACCTGGGAATTGACCTGCTGCTTTCCGTTGCCGAACCAGCGCAGACCATCCAGGGGCTCCGCACCGGCGGAAACCTCGACGTCGCACTGGTGTACCAGGTAGGCCAGGGCGGACTGGCCTGGCCGTCCTCCATCAGCCGCCGCTGGCTGGGCGACGATAACTTCCGTGTGGTGCTGCCCGAGGCCTGGGGTATCCGCAGCGGTGCCGAGGTGTCCGCCGAGCAGCTGGCCGGGATGCCCTGGATCATGCACCATCCCGGCACCCCCGACGCCCTGGTGATTGAGCGGCTCTTCGCCAGCTGCAGCCTCCACCCGCAGGTGGCTGCGTACTGCGATGACTTCAATGCCAGCCTGGCGATGGCTTCCGCCGGCCTGGGCGCGGCGCTGGTGCCGGAACTGGCAATGCTGAACCGGCCGGCCGGGACGGTGGTGCTGGATGTTCCCGAGATCCGTCTGGCGCGCAGCATTTTCGCCCTGCTGATCCACGAACAAAACGTGCAGGTCCGGCTCTTCCTGGACCGGCTGGCCGATGTGCTGGGACGCCGGAGCATAGTGCCGCTCCCCACATCCGGCGCCAGTCAGGGCTGA
- a CDS encoding FUSC family protein, translating to MTTGEKTISKRSLSAVTNRVTGVLRVTRFQLAFKATLAVGIAWTLAPHVPGVASQYPYYAPLGAIVSMYPTVSGSFRTGMETLAGLVTGMLLALGALLIGTPNVWTISVIVGIGVLLGGLSFLGASGREYVPMAALFVLVLGGDDPDGYSFGYGVQMLVGVGVGLAVNALVFPPLHLNGAVNGLVTLRKSLARQLRDMGTALEETWPPEHEDWSQRESELDTLTKEVREAVELADNSRHGNIRSRKYSRDFTADYRALRAMERATRHVKDMTEVLTDAIWRNPQNVAVPAALTVPLAEAVNACAEAVETWDPESEEHSTATQALVELVRLVNTSASADSPVDATAALAMDLRRILRIINTESDDDA from the coding sequence ATGACCACTGGCGAAAAAACCATCTCCAAACGGTCATTGAGTGCCGTTACCAACCGGGTGACCGGAGTCCTGCGCGTCACCCGGTTCCAGCTCGCCTTCAAGGCGACCCTCGCCGTCGGCATCGCCTGGACACTTGCCCCGCATGTGCCGGGGGTGGCTTCGCAGTACCCGTATTACGCTCCGCTGGGCGCCATCGTCAGCATGTACCCCACGGTGTCAGGCTCCTTCCGCACCGGCATGGAGACCCTGGCGGGCCTGGTGACCGGCATGCTTCTGGCGCTGGGGGCACTGCTGATCGGCACCCCGAACGTCTGGACCATTTCCGTGATCGTCGGCATCGGCGTGCTGCTCGGCGGGCTGTCCTTCCTGGGCGCGTCCGGCCGGGAATACGTGCCGATGGCTGCGCTGTTCGTGCTGGTCCTGGGCGGTGATGATCCGGACGGTTACTCGTTCGGCTACGGCGTCCAGATGCTGGTCGGCGTAGGTGTCGGGCTGGCCGTCAACGCCCTCGTCTTCCCTCCCCTGCACCTGAACGGCGCCGTCAACGGGCTGGTGACGCTGCGGAAATCACTGGCACGGCAGCTGCGGGACATGGGGACGGCGCTGGAAGAAACCTGGCCGCCGGAACACGAGGACTGGTCGCAGCGCGAGAGCGAGCTGGATACCCTGACCAAGGAGGTCCGGGAAGCCGTGGAGCTGGCCGACAACAGCCGGCACGGAAACATCCGCAGCCGCAAGTACAGCCGGGATTTCACCGCCGACTACCGGGCGCTGCGGGCCATGGAACGTGCCACCCGGCACGTGAAGGATATGACCGAAGTCCTCACCGACGCCATCTGGCGGAATCCGCAGAACGTCGCTGTCCCGGCCGCCCTGACCGTGCCGCTGGCCGAGGCCGTAAACGCCTGTGCCGAAGCGGTGGAGACCTGGGATCCCGAGAGCGAGGAGCACTCCACGGCAACCCAGGCGCTCGTGGAACTGGTGCGGCTGGTCAACACCTCCGCCTCCGCTGACAGCCCGGTGGATGCGACGGCGGCCCTGGCCATGGACCTGCGCCGCATCCTGCGGATCATCAACACGGAGTCCGACGACGACGCCTAG
- a CDS encoding App1 family protein: MTKNPAARPADKTPVAHLGMRMEDSLHAWRDERARKRGDVQTVLPFTGYGSTEWVRVLGRVILAKPGYFDGAEKSMASKAIADGIRGWRNFMSPPVNKATVTVIVGDQKHVVTADRGGVVDAVLPADLAPGWTTVLLRSEDGEETTAPIYVVDPAAEVGVVSDIDDTIMVTALPRPMLAAWNTFVLDEHARTPTPGMAVMMDRLARENPVGPVLYLSTGAWNVAATLTRFITRNLYPAGPLLLTDWGPTTDRWFRSGQAHKRSQLERLAQEFPDIKWLLIGDNGQHDEEIYADFAQRHPENVRAIAIRQLSAGEAVLAGGRTGKPGETPVDVPWIYAPDGAGMARQLAELGLLTDEG, translated from the coding sequence ATGACAAAAAACCCCGCAGCCCGTCCGGCGGACAAAACCCCGGTGGCCCACCTCGGCATGCGCATGGAGGATTCCCTGCATGCATGGCGCGATGAACGTGCCCGGAAGCGGGGGGACGTGCAGACAGTCCTTCCCTTCACCGGCTACGGCTCTACTGAATGGGTGCGTGTGCTCGGCCGGGTCATCCTGGCCAAGCCCGGTTATTTTGACGGCGCTGAAAAGTCGATGGCGTCCAAGGCGATCGCGGACGGCATCCGCGGCTGGCGGAACTTCATGAGCCCGCCGGTCAACAAAGCCACGGTCACCGTAATTGTGGGCGACCAGAAGCACGTAGTCACCGCGGACCGAGGGGGAGTGGTTGACGCCGTCCTGCCTGCGGATCTTGCTCCGGGCTGGACCACCGTCCTCCTGCGTTCCGAAGACGGTGAGGAAACCACCGCGCCGATCTACGTGGTGGATCCCGCAGCCGAAGTGGGCGTGGTGTCGGACATTGACGACACCATCATGGTCACCGCCCTCCCGCGGCCGATGCTGGCAGCCTGGAACACTTTTGTCCTCGATGAGCACGCCCGTACGCCCACGCCGGGCATGGCCGTGATGATGGACCGCCTCGCGCGGGAAAACCCCGTGGGCCCGGTGCTTTACCTCTCGACCGGCGCCTGGAACGTCGCCGCTACGCTGACCCGGTTCATTACCCGCAACCTCTACCCGGCCGGTCCGCTGCTGCTGACCGACTGGGGTCCCACCACGGACCGCTGGTTCCGCAGCGGCCAGGCGCACAAGCGCAGCCAGCTGGAACGGCTCGCCCAGGAATTCCCGGACATCAAGTGGCTGCTGATCGGCGACAACGGCCAGCATGACGAAGAGATCTACGCGGACTTCGCCCAGCGCCACCCGGAGAACGTCCGGGCCATTGCTATCCGCCAGCTCTCGGCCGGCGAAGCGGTGCTGGCCGGTGGGCGGACGGGCAAGCCGGGGGAGACTCCGGTGGACGTGCCTTGGATCTACGCCCCCGACGGCGCCGGGATGGCCCGTCAGCTTGCGGAGCTCGGGCTGCTTACCGACGAGGGGTAG
- a CDS encoding fatty acid desaturase family protein: MSITASSTAPVEETPSEKKPRRNNVTSTYSGLLKAVRDEGLLKRRSSFYITTFVFLCVGVVAAATGSFFIGESWFQLLIAAALGILLTQLAFIAHEASHRQVFESGPANDRAGKFVANAVVGISYQWWMNKHSRHHANPNTVGKDPDIDMDTISFLPEQAARQKGFMAWFARRQGWLFFPLLMLEGINLHATSIKHLFANKQVKGRVSELVMVFTRLGLYLAAVFFFLPVGMAFAFIGVQLAVFGVYMGASFAPNHKGMPILPRDSKVDFLSRQVLTSRNIVGRGMNTLMGGLNYQVEHHLFPSMPRPSLARASELVKEHCAKHSIPYTETTLVQSYAIVVRYLNEVGLSARDPFDCPVRSKYRI, translated from the coding sequence ATGAGCATAACCGCATCCTCCACTGCACCCGTTGAAGAAACCCCGAGCGAAAAGAAGCCGCGCCGGAACAACGTCACCAGTACCTACTCCGGACTGCTCAAGGCCGTCCGCGACGAAGGCCTGCTGAAACGCCGGAGCTCTTTCTACATCACCACGTTCGTGTTCCTGTGCGTCGGCGTGGTTGCCGCCGCGACAGGATCTTTCTTTATCGGGGAAAGCTGGTTCCAGCTGCTCATCGCGGCGGCGCTGGGCATCCTCCTGACGCAGCTCGCGTTTATTGCGCACGAGGCATCGCACCGGCAGGTCTTCGAATCGGGGCCGGCTAATGACCGGGCCGGCAAGTTCGTGGCAAACGCCGTCGTCGGCATCAGTTACCAGTGGTGGATGAACAAGCACAGCCGGCACCATGCCAACCCCAACACGGTGGGCAAGGACCCGGACATCGACATGGACACCATCTCCTTCCTGCCGGAGCAGGCGGCACGGCAGAAGGGCTTCATGGCCTGGTTTGCGCGCCGTCAGGGCTGGTTGTTCTTCCCGCTGCTGATGCTGGAGGGCATCAACCTGCATGCGACGTCCATCAAGCACCTGTTCGCGAACAAGCAGGTCAAGGGCCGCGTCTCCGAACTGGTTATGGTCTTCACCCGGCTGGGCCTGTACCTGGCTGCCGTGTTCTTCTTCCTGCCGGTGGGAATGGCCTTCGCCTTCATCGGCGTGCAGCTCGCAGTCTTCGGTGTGTACATGGGTGCTTCGTTCGCCCCGAACCACAAGGGCATGCCGATTCTCCCCAGGGACTCCAAGGTCGATTTCCTGAGCCGCCAGGTTCTGACTTCCCGGAACATCGTGGGCCGCGGCATGAACACCCTGATGGGCGGGCTGAACTACCAGGTGGAGCACCACCTGTTCCCGAGCATGCCCCGGCCGTCACTGGCCCGGGCCAGCGAACTGGTGAAGGAACACTGCGCCAAGCATTCCATCCCCTACACCGAGACCACACTCGTGCAGTCCTACGCCATTGTGGTTCGGTACCTCAACGAGGTAGGCCTCTCCGCCCGGGATCCGTTCGACTGCCCGGTCCGGTCTAAGTACCGTATCTAG
- a CDS encoding amino acid deaminase/aldolase, with amino-acid sequence MGDSNEAAAPSPPRQLFPPGFPGPPDTTAALLPWLTPETYWPALSEATAALPAPVAVLELQALRFNAADLLRRAGGVPLRIASKSLRVRGVIEALLQLPGFQGVFGYTLPEALWLAEQCTDVLVGYPSTDRAALTRLLGDERLAARVTLMVDDESQLDLVDALAPAGKRPEVRICLDVDASWQAPALGFIGTRRSPLHTPDDAVGLGRRIAARPGFRLVGLMMYEAQVAGVGDAVPGAGPMNVLMRHLQPRSMAELLDRRQLIAGRLRELCPLEFVNGGGTGSVEATRADPAVTEITAGSGLFGGHLFDNYRAFTPAPAAAYAFDVVRRPTSDTATVLGGGWIASGPPGPSRAPRPVWPPDLRFLPREGAGEVQTPLRGAVAGTLHPGDRVWFRHAKSGEPAEHFNEYQVVDRGKIVGTLPTYRGEGKAFL; translated from the coding sequence ATGGGCGACAGCAACGAAGCGGCAGCTCCCTCTCCCCCTCGGCAACTGTTCCCGCCCGGGTTCCCGGGCCCGCCGGACACCACGGCCGCTCTCCTGCCCTGGCTGACCCCGGAAACCTATTGGCCCGCTCTGTCGGAGGCAACCGCGGCACTGCCCGCACCGGTGGCAGTGCTGGAGCTGCAGGCCCTTCGGTTCAACGCCGCGGACCTGCTCCGGCGCGCCGGCGGAGTTCCGCTGCGGATTGCCAGCAAGTCCCTCCGGGTCCGCGGTGTCATCGAGGCCCTGCTTCAGCTCCCGGGTTTTCAGGGCGTCTTCGGCTACACGCTTCCCGAGGCCCTGTGGCTGGCGGAGCAGTGCACAGACGTCCTGGTGGGATATCCCAGCACGGACCGAGCGGCCCTGACCCGGCTCCTCGGCGACGAGCGGCTCGCCGCCCGGGTGACCCTGATGGTCGATGACGAATCCCAGCTGGACCTGGTAGATGCCCTGGCGCCGGCAGGAAAGCGCCCCGAAGTGCGTATCTGCCTGGATGTGGACGCCTCCTGGCAGGCGCCGGCACTGGGCTTCATCGGCACCCGGCGCTCTCCGCTGCACACCCCGGACGACGCTGTCGGGCTGGGCCGGCGGATTGCCGCACGTCCCGGCTTCCGGCTGGTGGGCCTGATGATGTACGAAGCCCAGGTGGCCGGCGTAGGCGATGCCGTTCCCGGGGCAGGTCCGATGAATGTCCTGATGCGGCACCTCCAGCCGCGGTCCATGGCCGAGCTCCTTGACCGCAGGCAGCTCATTGCGGGGCGGCTGCGCGAACTGTGCCCGCTCGAATTCGTGAACGGCGGCGGCACCGGCTCCGTCGAAGCCACCCGCGCGGACCCTGCGGTCACCGAGATCACGGCCGGGTCCGGGCTCTTCGGCGGACACTTGTTCGACAACTACCGCGCGTTTACGCCGGCTCCCGCCGCAGCCTATGCCTTCGACGTCGTCCGCCGTCCGACGTCGGACACCGCCACCGTGCTGGGCGGCGGATGGATCGCTTCGGGGCCGCCGGGGCCCAGCCGCGCCCCGCGTCCGGTCTGGCCTCCGGACCTGCGTTTCCTCCCGCGGGAAGGGGCGGGTGAGGTGCAGACTCCCCTGCGCGGCGCAGTTGCCGGGACGCTGCATCCCGGTGACCGCGTCTGGTTCCGGCATGCCAAGAGCGGCGAGCCGGCCGAACATTTCAACGAGTACCAGGTTGTGGACCGCGGGAAGATTGTGGGCACGCTGCCCACCTACCGTGGCGAGGGGAAGGCGTTCCTGTGA